The genomic region AAGGAGAAGCTCGTCGGCGCGCCCGAGGACGCGGTCACCGGCATCGAGCTCGTCTACCCCGACCGGACGATCGTGCTCGTGAAAGGCGACAAGGGATGGCGCCTCACGCAGCCGCTCGACGCGCCCGCCGACGAGCCCATCGTGAAGACGCTCCTCTCGTCCATCCTCGGCGCGCAGGTGCAGAAGAGCCTCGACGAGATGCCGAAGGATCTGGCCGCGTTCGGGCTCGACAAGCCGGCCACGATCGTGAAGCTGACGCTGAAGGACGGCACGGTCCCGCCCATCCAGATCGGCAAGAACACGGCGATCGGCGCCAAGACGTACGTCCGCAAGGGCGACGAGCCCAAGATCTACCTCACGGCGTCGACCATCGGGGCGAACCTGAACAAGCAGGTGAAGGACCTGCGCGACAAGCAGCTCCTCGCCTTCCAGGACGACGACGTACAGCGGGTCGACATCGCGAAGGAGGGCGGCGGCACGACGACCATCGTCCGCAAGGACAAGGACGCGTGGACGGTCGACCCGGGCGGGCTGCCGGCCGACCTGACGGAGGTGCGCTCGTACCTCTCGTCGCTGCGCACGACGCGCGCCATGGACTTCCCGGACGAGAATCCGACCGATCTCGCCAAGTACGGCCTCGACAAGCCACGGCTCACGATCACGGTCGCGACCGGCAAGGACGGCGCGGCGACGCAGCAGCTCGTCGTCGGCGGCGAGTCGACCGGCGCGCAGACGAAGCAGGTCTACGTCCGGCGCTCGGGGTCGCCGGCGGTGTTCGCGGTCGGCGAGTGGGCGTTCAAGACGCTCGACAAGGACGCCGCGGCGCTGCGCGACAAGTCCGTCGTCACCTTCGACGGCGACAAGGTCGGCAAGGTCGTGCTCGAGCGCAAGGAAGGCACGGGCGCGACGTTCGTGCGCAGCTCGTCGGGCACGTGGACGCTCGAGGGCACGCCGGACCCGAAGTCCAAGGGCACCGCGATCCAGCGCTTCGTCGACGACGTGAAGGACCTGCGCGGTTCGGGCGTCGCCGCCGAGCCGCCGGGCGACCTCGCGAAGTTCGGCCTCGCCGCGCCCGACCTGCGCATCGTGCTGACCGACAAGGACGGCAAGGCGATCGGCACGGTGCTCGCCGCCAAGCACGACGGGAAGT from Candidatus Eisenbacteria bacterium harbors:
- a CDS encoding DUF4340 domain-containing protein, whose translation is MSFARILVLAVLVAALGGYLYYYEVPQAQKEAEKEKLVGAPEDAVTGIELVYPDRTIVLVKGDKGWRLTQPLDAPADEPIVKTLLSSILGAQVQKSLDEMPKDLAAFGLDKPATIVKLTLKDGTVPPIQIGKNTAIGAKTYVRKGDEPKIYLTASTIGANLNKQVKDLRDKQLLAFQDDDVQRVDIAKEGGGTTTIVRKDKDAWTVDPGGLPADLTEVRSYLSSLRTTRAMDFPDENPTDLAKYGLDKPRLTITVATGKDGAATQQLVVGGESTGAQTKQVYVRRSGSPAVFAVGEWAFKTLDKDAAALRDKSVVTFDGDKVGKVVLERKEGTGATFVRSSSGTWTLEGTPDPKSKGTAIQRFVDDVKDLRGSGVAAEPPGDLAKFGLAAPDLRIVLTDKDGKAIGTVLAAKHDGKYYVMRDGGPVVFEARDYMYTRLDKQARDFQQSDTPTTTLAPAAAGADGEPAPFPDEGGGEDDED